Proteins from one Halogeometricum sp. S1BR25-6 genomic window:
- a CDS encoding diaminobutyrate--2-oxoglutarate transaminase: protein MTYENAGNGAILSQQTDRESNARTYPRHLPFAIREARGFTVVDMDGDEYYDCLAGAGTLALGHNHPRVVDAMERVLDAGRPLHTLDISTPAKERFVDSLFESLPDEFASRAKVQFCSPAGTDAVEAALKLVRTATGNRSILGFGGAYHGMTSGALSLMGDTEAKEPIGGLPGHVHHLPYPYDYRPPFGVGGEEGHRLAGEYAENLLADPGSGVTEPAGMILEPVQGEGGAIPAPNEWLREMREITREHDVPLILDEIQTGLGRTGETYAFEHAGITPDVVTLSKAVGGGLPLAVVVYDESLDAWEPGAHAGTFRGNQLAMAAGEATIDYVLEHDLADRAAEAGERLRESLDATAEKFDAVGDVRGRGLMLGVEFVDPDGDWRGPGPHPPDGDLASAVRAACFDRGLVVELGGRESATARFLPPLTVSDDELDDVASIFDEAVAAAVEEEAKTGVTA, encoded by the coding sequence GTGACGTACGAGAACGCCGGCAACGGCGCCATCCTCTCCCAGCAGACGGACCGCGAGTCGAACGCCCGAACGTACCCCCGCCACCTCCCCTTCGCCATCCGCGAGGCGCGCGGATTCACCGTCGTCGACATGGACGGCGACGAGTACTACGACTGCCTCGCGGGCGCCGGAACGCTCGCCCTCGGGCACAACCACCCTCGCGTGGTCGACGCGATGGAACGCGTCCTGGATGCGGGCCGACCGCTCCACACGCTCGACATCTCCACTCCCGCGAAGGAGCGGTTCGTGGACTCGCTGTTCGAGAGTCTTCCCGACGAGTTCGCCTCGCGGGCGAAGGTGCAGTTCTGTAGCCCCGCCGGCACCGACGCCGTCGAGGCGGCGCTGAAACTCGTCCGGACGGCAACCGGAAACAGGAGCATCCTCGGTTTCGGCGGCGCCTACCACGGAATGACCAGCGGCGCGCTCTCGCTGATGGGCGACACGGAGGCCAAGGAGCCGATAGGCGGCCTGCCGGGGCACGTCCACCACCTTCCCTACCCGTACGACTACCGCCCCCCGTTCGGCGTCGGCGGCGAGGAGGGGCACCGACTCGCCGGCGAGTACGCGGAGAACCTCCTCGCCGACCCCGGGAGCGGCGTCACGGAACCCGCGGGGATGATTCTCGAACCCGTGCAGGGCGAGGGCGGGGCGATTCCGGCTCCGAACGAGTGGCTCCGCGAGATGCGGGAAATCACGCGCGAGCACGACGTGCCGCTGATTCTGGACGAGATACAGACCGGTCTGGGTCGGACGGGCGAGACGTACGCCTTCGAGCACGCGGGAATCACGCCCGACGTGGTGACGCTCTCGAAGGCGGTCGGCGGCGGCCTCCCCCTCGCCGTCGTCGTCTACGACGAGTCGCTGGACGCGTGGGAACCGGGCGCCCACGCGGGCACGTTCCGCGGCAACCAACTGGCGATGGCGGCCGGCGAGGCGACCATCGACTACGTGTTGGAGCACGACTTGGCCGACAGGGCCGCCGAGGCGGGCGAACGCCTGCGCGAGAGCCTCGACGCGACGGCCGAGAAGTTCGACGCCGTCGGCGACGTGCGCGGCCGCGGCCTGATGCTCGGCGTGGAGTTCGTGGACCCGGACGGCGACTGGCGCGGCCCCGGACCCCACCCCCCGGACGGCGACCTCGCGTCGGCCGTCCGCGCGGCGTGTTTCGACCGCGGACTCGTCGTCGAACTCGGCGGGCGCGAGAGTGCGACGGCGCGGTTCCTCCCGCCGCTGACCGTCTCGGACGACGAGTTGGACGACGTGGCGTCGATATTCGACGAGGCCGTCGCGGCCGCCGTCGAGGAGGAGGCGAAGACGGGGGTGACGGCATGA
- a CDS encoding SOUL family heme-binding protein gives MHARTKLLLGGVGAALSAWVGWGVYSARSAERVPYETLGSLNGGRVELRRYPRTLLAETTARDEETAFRRLFDYISGANEGSESVEMTAPVRTDEDPKRGEGRRNGESASTAAARVEGNADESNGSNVSMTAPVRTDEADDGVRMAFFLPAEYTQETAPTPTDPDVRLVVEGPRTVAVTSFSWRATDRRVASAEDSLRATLEREGIEPRGEPTLLRYNDPYTPPFMRRNEVAAAVDVDGNPDGS, from the coding sequence ATGCACGCGCGAACCAAACTCCTCCTCGGCGGCGTCGGCGCGGCGCTCTCGGCGTGGGTCGGATGGGGCGTCTACAGCGCCCGGTCGGCCGAGCGCGTCCCGTACGAGACGCTCGGCTCCCTCAACGGTGGACGCGTCGAACTGCGGCGCTACCCGCGGACGCTCCTCGCGGAGACGACGGCGCGGGACGAGGAGACGGCGTTCCGCCGACTGTTCGACTACATCTCGGGCGCCAACGAGGGGTCAGAGAGCGTCGAGATGACCGCGCCGGTTCGCACCGACGAGGACCCCAAGCGCGGGGAGGGGAGGCGAAACGGCGAGTCGGCGTCGACGGCGGCCGCCCGCGTCGAGGGCAATGCGGACGAGTCGAACGGATCGAACGTGTCGATGACCGCCCCCGTCCGCACCGACGAGGCCGACGACGGCGTCAGGATGGCGTTCTTCCTCCCCGCAGAGTACACGCAGGAGACGGCGCCGACGCCGACGGACCCCGACGTCCGACTCGTCGTCGAAGGGCCGCGGACGGTAGCCGTGACGTCGTTCTCGTGGCGAGCGACGGACCGGCGTGTGGCGAGCGCCGAGGATTCGCTTCGCGCGACGCTCGAACGCGAGGGTATCGAACCGCGCGGCGAACCGACGCTCCTGCGGTACAACGACCCGTACACGCCGCCGTTCATGCGGCGCAACGAGGTGGCCGCCGCAGTAGACGTCGACGGAAACCCCGACGGGTCGTAG
- a CDS encoding Zn-dependent hydrolase, producing MNVSQERLREDIEATAEFGRIESEEGRGRTVLTGTEANREARDLFVSRLEDADLEVRVDRVGNIVGRWTPESADADAAPVAAGSHLDSVPEGGIFDGPLGTYAALESVRAMQEAGTELARPVEVVCFTEEEGQRFAGGMLGSSVSAGALPVEDALALTDDEGTTLESALASIGYDGEGVVDASAWDSWLELHIEQGTRLEDAGIPVGVVTDVTGIFHCDVEVIGEANHAGTTPMPERTDAMAAASELVLDVESEAREIVETESESAVGTVGKLNVSPNAPNVIAGKVDLTVDIRDVEAASIDRITDRVKETLERLEAERGVETTFEVDLDVAPTPLAERCQEAIHAGAGDFDLESTDLISGAAHDTMHVADATDAAMLFSPSEDGISHNPREWTDWDDCADATRALAGGIRRLANE from the coding sequence ATGAACGTCTCACAGGAGCGACTGCGCGAGGACATCGAAGCGACCGCCGAGTTCGGACGCATCGAGAGCGAAGAAGGCCGCGGCCGGACCGTCCTGACGGGAACGGAGGCGAACCGAGAGGCGCGCGACCTGTTCGTATCGCGCCTCGAAGACGCTGATTTGGAGGTTCGAGTGGACCGCGTGGGCAACATCGTCGGGCGGTGGACGCCCGAATCGGCCGACGCCGACGCGGCGCCGGTCGCCGCGGGCAGCCACCTCGACTCGGTGCCCGAGGGCGGCATCTTCGACGGTCCGCTGGGAACGTACGCCGCACTCGAATCCGTGCGCGCGATGCAGGAGGCGGGCACCGAACTCGCTCGCCCCGTCGAGGTGGTCTGTTTCACCGAGGAGGAGGGCCAGCGCTTCGCGGGTGGGATGCTCGGGTCGTCCGTCTCGGCGGGCGCACTCCCTGTCGAGGACGCCCTCGCCCTCACCGACGACGAGGGCACCACACTCGAATCGGCGCTCGCGTCGATAGGCTACGACGGCGAGGGCGTCGTGGACGCGAGCGCGTGGGACTCGTGGCTCGAACTCCACATCGAGCAGGGTACTCGCCTCGAAGACGCCGGGATTCCGGTCGGCGTCGTCACGGACGTGACGGGCATCTTCCACTGCGACGTCGAGGTGATCGGCGAGGCGAACCACGCCGGCACGACGCCGATGCCGGAGCGAACGGACGCGATGGCGGCCGCGAGCGAACTCGTTCTCGACGTGGAGTCGGAGGCCCGAGAAATCGTCGAGACGGAGAGCGAGTCGGCGGTCGGGACGGTCGGAAAGCTGAACGTCTCCCCGAACGCGCCGAACGTCATCGCCGGGAAAGTGGACCTGACCGTCGACATCCGCGACGTGGAGGCGGCCTCGATAGACCGAATCACCGACCGGGTGAAGGAGACGCTGGAGCGACTCGAAGCCGAACGCGGCGTCGAGACGACGTTCGAGGTCGACCTCGACGTGGCGCCGACCCCCCTCGCCGAACGGTGCCAGGAAGCGATCCACGCGGGCGCCGGCGACTTCGACCTCGAATCGACCGACCTCATCTCCGGCGCGGCGCACGACACGATGCACGTCGCGGACGCCACCGACGCCGCGATGCTGTTCTCACCCTCCGAGGACGGCATCTCGCACAACCCCCGCGAGTGGACCGACTGGGACGACTGCGCCGACGCGACGCGGGCGCTCGCCGGCGGGATTCGTCGGTTGGCGAACGAGTGA
- a CDS encoding SprT-like domain-containing protein has protein sequence MTTHRELVAWSAAYCGRAAEAFGFEVDLSRVEWEVSTRAKRRAAAVKRPAVEDATVGTPRSWNGRVPTCTVSLTWAAFESFSRTEWTATLRHELVHVEQFQRFGTTDHGDRFERRASAVDAPVRVRRFADAAYVLSCTDCGQVVARRYRDCKLVRGHETYASSCCSAPLALDERT, from the coding sequence GTGACGACGCACCGCGAACTCGTCGCGTGGTCGGCCGCCTACTGCGGACGCGCCGCCGAGGCGTTCGGCTTCGAGGTCGACCTCTCGCGCGTCGAGTGGGAGGTGTCGACGCGGGCGAAGCGCCGCGCCGCGGCGGTCAAGCGACCGGCGGTGGAGGATGCGACCGTCGGCACCCCCCGGTCGTGGAACGGCAGGGTACCGACGTGCACCGTCTCGCTCACGTGGGCCGCCTTCGAGTCGTTCTCCCGGACCGAGTGGACGGCGACGCTCAGACACGAGTTAGTGCACGTCGAGCAGTTCCAGCGGTTCGGAACGACGGACCACGGCGACCGGTTCGAGCGCCGCGCGTCGGCCGTCGACGCCCCGGTCCGCGTCCGGCGGTTCGCCGACGCGGCGTACGTTCTCTCGTGCACCGACTGCGGGCAGGTGGTCGCCCGCCGCTACCGCGACTGCAAACTGGTCCGCGGGCACGAGACGTACGCCTCGTCCTGTTGTTCGGCGCCGCTCGCGCTCGACGAACGGACGTGA
- a CDS encoding calcium/sodium antiporter — protein sequence MIGSESAVQVGIVVATVVGLWIGARLLVDSVVRLARRIGLSELTIGLTVVAAGTSAPELVVTSDAALKGLGDIAVGNIVGSNIYNLAFVLGVVSMLRVVPIERSLVRRDGVALLASSVVGAYAVFDLTVTRLEGVVLLGLFAAYTGFLLRSGAGAEFENENESEDGTDPDPDPDSAAVDAHAEEETHFRARDVAALVGGLAVVLVSGDLMVGAASSLARGAGISEWVIGGTIVAAGTSTPEFAVSLVAIRSGRLGVSIGNIVGSNIFNFLGIMGLAAAIRPLALSGGVRSSVAWLLVVSAGLVAALWTGRRLSRSEGGLFVTSEVVRWVVGLLGGGQ from the coding sequence ATGATCGGAAGCGAATCGGCGGTACAGGTCGGAATCGTCGTCGCGACAGTCGTCGGTCTGTGGATTGGCGCCCGCCTGCTCGTGGACTCGGTCGTTCGGTTGGCCCGCCGAATCGGCCTCTCGGAGCTGACTATCGGGCTGACCGTCGTCGCTGCGGGGACGTCCGCGCCGGAGCTGGTGGTCACGTCCGACGCGGCGCTCAAAGGACTCGGCGACATCGCCGTCGGCAACATCGTCGGCTCGAACATCTACAACTTGGCGTTCGTCCTCGGCGTGGTCTCGATGCTCCGCGTCGTGCCCATCGAACGCTCGCTGGTCCGCCGCGACGGGGTCGCGCTCCTCGCCAGCAGCGTCGTCGGCGCCTACGCCGTCTTCGACCTGACGGTGACCCGACTCGAAGGAGTCGTCCTCCTCGGACTCTTCGCGGCGTACACCGGGTTTCTGCTCCGGAGCGGCGCGGGTGCCGAATTCGAGAACGAAAACGAGAGCGAGGACGGCACCGACCCCGACCCCGACCCCGATTCCGCCGCCGTCGACGCGCACGCCGAGGAGGAGACGCACTTTCGCGCGCGGGACGTCGCCGCCCTCGTCGGCGGGTTGGCCGTCGTCCTCGTCAGCGGCGACCTGATGGTGGGCGCCGCCTCGTCGCTCGCTCGCGGCGCCGGCATCTCCGAGTGGGTCATCGGCGGCACCATCGTCGCGGCCGGCACTTCGACGCCCGAGTTCGCCGTCTCGCTGGTGGCGATTCGGAGCGGTCGACTCGGCGTCAGCATCGGTAACATCGTCGGCTCGAACATCTTCAACTTCCTCGGCATCATGGGGCTCGCGGCCGCGATTCGACCGCTGGCGCTGAGCGGGGGCGTCCGGTCGAGCGTCGCGTGGTTGCTCGTCGTTTCCGCCGGTCTGGTCGCGGCGCTCTGGACGGGGCGTCGACTCTCGCGCTCGGAAGGGGGGCTGTTCGTCACCTCGGAAGTCGTCCGGTGGGTCGTCGGTCTCCTCGGCGGGGGCCAGTAG